The following are from one region of the Tautonia marina genome:
- a CDS encoding tetratricopeptide repeat protein, whose product MPTIPVPSRASTSGEPDAPAPADPARLRLTDGAILLAFAALTFLLGVFPLKDVDFWWHLRTGDLIRTTGEIPRTDLYTYTVPDRSWIDLHWGFQLLLSYGFERGGVIFLNLAKCVITTIAVLLLVTAKRREWPLWPMVLAWLPALILLGGRMYIRPETLTLLYIAIFMAVLFRWDRQPWLGLVLPVTQVCWVNTQGLFVFGPVLLVFALIDAALRPNAFAPDRRRWWQIALGVSVLVGLACLMNPYGLRGALFPLTDLLFGTLNDPIFKQEIAELSSISRLIEESAGYPHFMLIVHLTVAALGGLSFIVPSLWQGATRISDLRRSPSSSEPVERPRKTKGKKAKASNRRETRRNPSATPEPSWSLRPFRLLLFLAFTALSWQATRNSHQFAAIVGTITAWNFGEWAAAVLRRRAERGRSATPRLWPRLVTLGITLALFASVASGQLYVLAEEGRTVGLGEEPAWFPHRAVEFAGSDELPPRFLGFHIGHDALFIYRHGPERKVFVDPRLEVMGSDQYRAYSKLSRAIATDDPRSPWLPLLEQAGNPVVLADHDLATRVGISLLLEPSWRCIWFDDVASVFAHEPDARAANLPAVDFLGRHFGTQPDPSPPTLDAEWNAATKGLSKFVLVLLEQRGRPDQAAVLIPLGLDRARETRRRLPEASEPWAYAAALELGRVSGLGMAGPDRRYLRPFDPVADIHRARVAAFARQALRRNPGEQIALSALLSLSLQGGMIEAAIPLLERSAARPPRSPQQAISRDAMREQLDRLKTQLGRAPRIDVSNGDRIRRSVDRLLVSGRVSSAVELLEQQYPTGERDWETADRIASLHMHLGDPDRARTSWQSVVEPPNPAVRLARVAATYYTEDHLDTARDTYRQALIEDPELFDAHFGLALVEFDAGRAEVALDSARNALSLAPDDAARAAVETIIRRVEPYAVTRKVP is encoded by the coding sequence GTGCCCACGATTCCCGTCCCATCGCGGGCCAGCACTTCCGGTGAGCCCGACGCCCCCGCCCCTGCCGATCCCGCCCGGCTTCGCCTGACGGATGGGGCAATTCTACTCGCCTTTGCCGCCCTGACCTTCCTGCTGGGTGTCTTTCCGCTCAAGGATGTCGATTTCTGGTGGCACCTTCGCACGGGAGACCTGATCCGAACAACCGGCGAGATTCCCCGAACCGATCTCTACACCTACACCGTGCCCGATCGCTCCTGGATTGATCTGCACTGGGGGTTCCAACTTCTCCTGAGCTACGGCTTCGAGCGCGGCGGGGTCATCTTCCTCAACCTGGCCAAATGCGTTATCACCACGATTGCCGTCCTGCTCCTGGTGACCGCAAAGCGCAGGGAATGGCCGCTCTGGCCGATGGTCCTGGCCTGGCTCCCGGCCCTGATCTTGCTGGGCGGGCGGATGTACATTCGGCCCGAAACCTTGACGCTTCTCTACATTGCGATCTTCATGGCCGTCCTGTTTCGCTGGGATCGTCAACCCTGGCTCGGCCTGGTCTTGCCCGTGACACAGGTTTGCTGGGTGAACACGCAGGGACTCTTTGTCTTCGGGCCGGTCTTGCTCGTCTTCGCGTTGATCGACGCCGCTCTGCGCCCGAATGCGTTTGCTCCCGATCGTCGTCGGTGGTGGCAAATCGCCCTCGGGGTTTCGGTCCTGGTCGGCCTTGCCTGTCTGATGAACCCCTACGGCCTTCGAGGAGCCCTGTTCCCGTTGACCGATTTGTTGTTCGGCACCTTGAATGATCCGATCTTCAAGCAAGAAATCGCCGAGCTGAGTTCGATCTCTCGCCTGATCGAGGAATCGGCCGGATATCCGCATTTCATGCTGATCGTTCACCTGACGGTCGCGGCACTCGGCGGCCTGAGTTTCATCGTCCCGTCCCTCTGGCAAGGGGCGACTCGAATCAGCGACCTCCGACGCTCTCCTTCTTCTTCCGAACCGGTCGAGCGGCCCAGGAAAACCAAGGGGAAAAAGGCAAAGGCGAGCAACCGTCGCGAGACGAGGCGCAACCCATCCGCCACGCCCGAGCCCTCCTGGTCGCTCCGCCCCTTCCGCTTGCTCCTGTTCCTTGCCTTCACGGCGCTGAGCTGGCAGGCGACGCGCAACAGCCATCAGTTCGCCGCGATTGTCGGGACGATCACCGCCTGGAACTTCGGCGAGTGGGCCGCGGCCGTTCTCCGTCGCCGGGCCGAACGGGGACGATCGGCGACGCCTCGCCTCTGGCCGAGGCTCGTCACTCTCGGCATCACGCTTGCCCTCTTCGCCTCTGTGGCCTCGGGCCAGCTTTATGTCCTGGCCGAGGAAGGCCGAACCGTCGGGCTCGGTGAGGAGCCCGCCTGGTTCCCCCACCGGGCCGTCGAGTTTGCCGGAAGCGACGAGCTGCCCCCGCGCTTTCTGGGGTTTCATATCGGACATGATGCCTTGTTCATCTATCGTCATGGGCCGGAACGCAAGGTGTTTGTTGACCCCAGGCTCGAAGTGATGGGCTCTGACCAGTACCGCGCGTATTCGAAGCTCAGTCGGGCGATCGCCACCGACGACCCCCGCTCGCCTTGGCTGCCCTTGCTCGAACAGGCCGGAAACCCGGTCGTGCTCGCCGATCACGACTTGGCCACCCGGGTCGGCATCTCGCTCTTGCTGGAGCCCTCGTGGCGCTGCATCTGGTTCGATGACGTGGCCTCCGTTTTCGCCCATGAGCCCGATGCCCGAGCGGCCAACCTGCCCGCCGTCGACTTCCTCGGCCGACATTTCGGCACCCAGCCCGACCCCTCGCCACCGACCCTCGATGCCGAATGGAATGCGGCCACCAAAGGGTTGAGCAAGTTTGTACTCGTCTTGCTCGAACAGCGCGGCCGACCCGATCAGGCAGCCGTCCTGATCCCGCTCGGGCTCGACCGAGCCCGTGAAACGCGCCGACGACTTCCCGAAGCCTCGGAGCCGTGGGCCTATGCCGCGGCCCTGGAACTGGGCCGGGTCTCCGGACTCGGCATGGCGGGACCCGATCGCCGTTATCTCCGTCCCTTCGACCCCGTTGCGGACATTCACCGGGCGCGAGTCGCGGCCTTTGCCCGTCAGGCCCTTCGGCGCAATCCTGGTGAGCAAATCGCCCTGTCGGCCCTGCTGAGCCTTTCCCTTCAGGGGGGGATGATCGAGGCCGCCATTCCGTTGCTCGAACGATCGGCCGCGCGGCCTCCTCGATCGCCCCAGCAGGCGATTTCACGCGATGCCATGCGCGAGCAGCTTGATCGTCTGAAGACGCAGCTTGGCCGAGCGCCTCGCATCGACGTTTCGAATGGTGATCGCATTCGACGAAGTGTGGACCGTCTGCTCGTCTCGGGCCGGGTGTCGTCGGCGGTCGAATTGCTCGAACAACAGTATCCCACCGGCGAGCGCGACTGGGAGACGGCCGATCGCATTGCCTCGCTTCACATGCACCTGGGGGATCCGGATCGAGCCCGGACCTCCTGGCAATCGGTGGTCGAACCTCCAAACCCAGCCGTTCGCCTGGCTCGGGTGGCCGCGACCTACTACACCGAAGATCACCTGGACACGGCCCGAGACACCTACCGCCAGGCCCTCATCGAGGACCCTGAACTCTTTGATGCCCATTTCGGGCTGGCCCTGGTCGAGTTCGACGCCGGTCGGGCCGAGGTCGCGCTCGACTCGGCGCGCAATGCCCTCAGCCTTGCCCCGGACGACGCGGCCAGAGCTGCCGTCGAGACGATCATTCGACGGGTCGAGCCTTATGCCGTCACCCGTAAAGTGCCGTGA
- a CDS encoding PFL family protein translates to MYRTEDVLTTLGMVRQHKLDVRTVTMGVDLQSCASPDVATLCDRIRARLLHYAGRLREVCQEVQGRYGIPIVNRRIAVSPIAGVAAGHDTEGLIAVARTLDATAAEVGVDLVGGFTAQVQKGWTEAEKRLIEALPLVLSTTQRVCSSVNVGTTAAGINMDAIALLGHVLKDTAERTRSHDGFGCAKLVIFGNAPTDNPFMAGAFHGAGEPDCVINIGVSGPGVVKAAVEDLVTNAQTRPTLGEIAEEIKSTAFRVTRVGELIGREVAARLGVAFGIVDLSLAPTPEVGDSVGEILQVMGVKRLGAPGSTAALALLNDAVKKGGSFASSSVGGLSGAFVAVSEDAALADAVACGDLTLAKLEAMTAVCSVGLDMIAVPGDTDAETLAALIADEIAIGVINHKTTAVRVIPVPGKAAGDRAVFGGLFGEMDILPIHAAGGSGDFVRHGGRIPAPLSSLRN, encoded by the coding sequence TTGTACCGCACTGAGGACGTTCTCACCACGCTGGGCATGGTCCGGCAGCACAAGCTCGATGTTCGCACCGTGACGATGGGTGTGGATTTGCAGAGCTGCGCGTCTCCTGATGTTGCAACCCTGTGCGACCGCATTCGAGCTCGCCTGCTGCACTATGCCGGGCGGCTCCGCGAGGTCTGCCAGGAAGTGCAGGGACGCTACGGCATCCCGATCGTCAACCGTCGGATCGCCGTCAGCCCGATCGCCGGGGTCGCCGCCGGTCACGATACCGAAGGTCTCATCGCTGTCGCCCGGACCCTCGACGCCACGGCGGCCGAGGTGGGAGTTGATCTTGTCGGCGGCTTCACCGCTCAGGTTCAGAAAGGGTGGACCGAGGCGGAGAAACGCTTGATCGAAGCCTTGCCGCTGGTCCTTTCGACCACTCAACGCGTCTGTTCATCTGTGAACGTCGGCACAACGGCCGCTGGCATCAACATGGATGCGATTGCCTTGCTCGGCCATGTGCTCAAGGATACGGCCGAGCGGACGAGGTCGCACGACGGCTTCGGCTGTGCCAAGCTCGTGATCTTCGGCAACGCCCCGACCGACAACCCCTTCATGGCCGGGGCCTTTCACGGCGCAGGAGAGCCAGACTGCGTGATCAACATTGGCGTCAGTGGCCCAGGGGTGGTGAAGGCGGCGGTCGAGGATCTCGTCACCAACGCCCAGACCCGCCCGACGCTGGGCGAGATTGCCGAGGAGATCAAGAGCACCGCATTCCGAGTCACCCGAGTCGGCGAACTGATCGGCCGGGAAGTGGCCGCACGGCTCGGTGTCGCATTTGGAATTGTTGACCTCTCGCTCGCGCCGACCCCCGAGGTGGGGGACTCGGTCGGCGAGATCCTTCAGGTCATGGGGGTGAAGCGGCTGGGAGCTCCTGGCTCCACCGCCGCGCTCGCGCTGCTGAACGACGCGGTGAAGAAGGGGGGGAGCTTCGCCAGTTCCAGCGTCGGGGGGCTGTCTGGTGCCTTCGTCGCGGTGAGCGAAGACGCCGCCCTGGCCGATGCGGTCGCCTGCGGTGACCTGACCCTGGCGAAGCTCGAAGCCATGACGGCGGTTTGCTCGGTCGGCCTCGACATGATCGCCGTTCCGGGCGACACCGACGCCGAAACGCTCGCCGCGCTGATTGCCGACGAAATCGCCATTGGCGTTATCAACCACAAAACCACCGCCGTGCGGGTCATCCCCGTTCCCGGCAAGGCCGCAGGCGATCGCGCCGTCTTCGGCGGGTTGTTCGGCGAGATGGACATTCTGCCCATCCACGCCGCCGGCGGCAGTGGCGACTTCGTCCGCCACGGCGGGCGGATTCCGGCCCCGCTGTCGAGCTTGAGAAACTAG
- the ruvC gene encoding crossover junction endodeoxyribonuclease RuvC: protein MASTVAESGSGFPARSVPGRVVGIDPGLGVTGYAVIEPSPRSASGLIGPPPLVVEAGVIRAKRDGTLASRLDTIYQGILEVLDAFPPDALALEQVHSRPAHPRTAILMAHARGVIMLAAAQRGVPVIGYAASRIKKTLTGHGRAPKEQMQHAIRTELGLDRLPEPHDVADACAVALCHFQNERNHGALLRGPDAG from the coding sequence ATGGCATCGACGGTAGCGGAATCAGGATCGGGATTCCCGGCGCGATCGGTTCCCGGTCGGGTGGTCGGCATCGACCCGGGGTTGGGGGTCACGGGATATGCCGTGATCGAGCCGTCCCCCCGGTCCGCCTCGGGCTTGATCGGGCCTCCTCCGCTGGTGGTCGAGGCCGGGGTCATCCGAGCGAAGCGCGATGGAACCCTCGCCAGCCGGCTCGACACGATCTATCAGGGGATTCTTGAAGTCCTCGACGCCTTCCCGCCCGATGCCCTGGCTCTGGAGCAGGTCCATAGCCGGCCGGCCCATCCGAGAACGGCGATCCTGATGGCCCACGCCCGCGGCGTGATCATGCTCGCCGCCGCGCAACGAGGGGTCCCCGTCATCGGCTACGCCGCCTCTCGGATCAAGAAGACCCTCACCGGCCACGGCCGGGCACCAAAGGAACAGATGCAGCACGCCATCCGGACCGAGCTGGGCCTCGACCGCCTTCCCGAACCCCACGACGTTGCCGATGCCTGCGCGGTCGCCCTTTGCCACTTCCAGAACGAACGCAACCACGGTGCCTTGCTCCGTGGCCCGGATGCAGGATGA
- a CDS encoding DUF1501 domain-containing protein — MIRFLAPARSRRESATRREFLRIGSVAGLGALGLARGVSGNDGPLGPGFGKARSVILVYANGGQSQFETWDPKPEAPREIRGDFEAIASSVPGTMVCEHLPKLASLADRYTILRSVSHDDLDHGSAAYLTLTGRYHPRKSSNPLPSPNDFPTLGAVLKRARPSESTPYTAAHINMPVVVPELPAPGQDGGFLGRADAPLVVGDPTDPEGSLPDLELPDSVPTVRMEARRTLLEAIERARREAFGISGTDEHQAMYHHAYELLSDPSVRQAFDLAAEPDRVQERYGRFRSGQSCLLARRLVEAGVPWITVSWNHSARGQDRRPDELDWLGWDTHNDIFDVMKQLLPRFDHSLSALLEDLDHRGLLDDTLVVCMGEFGRAPRVALEPRFTGASPGRKHWANAYSILVAGGGTTPGAVVGATDRMGAYPTSDRVGPWDVAATMFASLGVNPSAEYRDPLNRPFPVTIGKPITALYG, encoded by the coding sequence GTGATTCGATTTCTTGCCCCTGCTCGATCTCGCCGAGAGTCTGCGACACGCCGTGAATTCCTCAGAATTGGCAGCGTCGCGGGTCTCGGCGCCCTTGGCCTGGCTCGTGGCGTCTCCGGCAATGATGGTCCCCTGGGGCCGGGATTCGGCAAGGCCCGATCGGTGATCCTCGTCTATGCAAACGGTGGGCAAAGCCAGTTCGAGACGTGGGACCCGAAGCCCGAGGCCCCTCGCGAGATTCGGGGTGATTTCGAGGCCATTGCCTCAAGTGTTCCTGGCACAATGGTCTGCGAACATCTGCCGAAGCTGGCGAGCCTGGCCGATCGGTACACGATCCTTCGCAGCGTTTCGCACGATGATCTCGATCACGGCTCCGCCGCCTATCTCACGCTGACAGGCCGGTATCATCCACGAAAGTCGTCCAATCCGCTGCCGTCGCCGAACGATTTTCCAACGCTCGGCGCGGTTCTGAAGCGGGCGCGACCGTCGGAGTCGACGCCCTACACGGCGGCCCACATCAACATGCCCGTTGTGGTTCCCGAACTCCCCGCGCCGGGGCAGGACGGAGGCTTTCTCGGCCGGGCCGATGCACCGCTCGTCGTCGGTGACCCGACCGACCCCGAAGGTTCGTTGCCCGACCTCGAACTGCCCGACAGCGTGCCGACGGTTCGGATGGAAGCACGACGAACCTTGCTGGAGGCGATCGAGCGCGCCCGACGCGAGGCATTCGGCATCAGCGGAACCGACGAGCATCAGGCGATGTATCACCATGCTTATGAATTGCTCTCGGACCCGAGCGTCCGCCAGGCGTTCGATCTCGCGGCCGAGCCGGATCGGGTCCAGGAACGCTATGGAAGGTTCCGATCGGGGCAGTCATGCTTGCTCGCAAGGCGATTGGTGGAAGCAGGGGTGCCCTGGATTACCGTTTCCTGGAACCACTCGGCCCGAGGGCAGGATCGACGGCCCGACGAGCTTGACTGGCTGGGGTGGGACACCCATAACGACATCTTCGATGTGATGAAGCAATTACTCCCTCGATTTGATCATAGCCTTTCCGCCTTGCTGGAAGACCTGGACCATCGAGGATTGCTCGACGACACGCTGGTCGTTTGCATGGGAGAGTTCGGCCGTGCCCCTCGGGTGGCGTTGGAGCCGAGATTCACAGGGGCGTCGCCGGGTCGGAAACACTGGGCCAATGCGTACTCGATTTTGGTCGCGGGCGGAGGAACGACTCCGGGAGCCGTGGTCGGAGCCACCGACCGGATGGGAGCCTATCCGACCTCGGATCGAGTCGGCCCCTGGGACGTGGCGGCAACCATGTTCGCAAGCCTGGGCGTGAATCCATCGGCCGAGTATCGCGACCCGCTCAACCGGCCCTTCCCCGTGACCATCGGTAAGCCGATCACGGCACTTTACGGGTGA
- a CDS encoding DPP IV N-terminal domain-containing protein: MRMIIRSLAVMLISVVPAAAEDDLRTVAERSAFQATARYDEVVDLCRKLDARSDSVRLESLGTTVEGRSLPLLIVSDPPVASAEDARTSGKLIVLAIGAIHGGEVCGKEALLMLIRELTDEPGHPLLNDLILCVAPVLNADGAERFSTENRRGQNGPAEGTGVRGNGNRLDLNRDFIALTAPETQGLVRFLDEWDPHLFIDTHTTNGSAHRYLITYDGPKNPATHPDVLSFSRDVFLPAIAESFHKTTGEHAFFYGNFERDHTEWTTYSANPRFGTTYVGLRNRLSILSEAYAYASFEARVAGTLAFVRSSLDQAVEHREEIQTLLDRARSETDDGSPLDLPIRSEAQAFDERVTILGFEESGGANPSESYASGVPKDYDVALVARFEPTKTVRRPFAYVIPPAYAEAIATLDRHGIAREQVREDIEVEAEVTTLDTVDRNGDSYYGPASIEAEVSTRTTTRRISAGSILVRTAQPLGTLASYLLEPGSDDNLLTWGFFGDSLAAGDEFPVLRLVNEIGLLTTPLAQEKEERKPITFDVLNGSDRPNFNGSPASVRWLDGEHYLQSRDGRLMKVEAATGKAEPYLDAEPIATALATLPTIGDEDAQRLARQAISDYSANDPGVLISFGDDLYFATIDGSKAKRLTSSPGEEEMAEFSPDGRFVAFVRDNDLHVVDLETATERALTIGGSDRVRHGKAVWVYFEELFNRSWKAFWWSPDGEHIAFLRLDDRPLQMHTVLDDTGPRRTVEETPYPFAGEPNPRVALGIVAARGGEPRFTDLSRYLEDSFLISHVGWFPDGKAALAYVQNRTQTWLDVLRVPTSGEAPSRLFRDQTDAWITSPGDPIVLPDDTFLWLSERDGWQHLYHYEPDGTLIKQVTMGEWEVRTVEHVDLEARVVFVTGTMDSHIAENLYRVSLDDLCVDRLTTEPGHHSVRVAPDGKHFVDTWSSTTAPARVALRSTTDGSLVRMIDENPVPDLERYRFAPRELVQIETPDGFLLEGEVILPPDLDESKMYPVWFQTYAGPHYPTIQDSWAGGRAQDQALASEGFIVFRADPRSASGKGAVSAWTAYKRLGIPELKDIETAIDWIKERPYVDPNRIGMTGHSYGGFMTAFALTHSDRFTAGIAGAPVTDWRNYDTIYTERYMLTPQENREGYAETSVVEAAKNLKGRLLIAHGAKDDNVSVRNAYQLIHNLQQAAQPFELMIYPEARHGIYGDHYANLRLEFLRRTLGGGPKDRSAQPSPAPGAEAGEGR; encoded by the coding sequence ATGCGCATGATCATTCGATCGCTCGCCGTGATGCTGATTTCGGTGGTGCCTGCCGCCGCGGAAGACGACCTTCGCACCGTCGCCGAACGCAGCGCATTTCAGGCCACTGCCCGATACGACGAGGTCGTCGATCTGTGCCGGAAGCTCGACGCTCGGTCCGACTCCGTTCGGCTCGAATCGTTGGGAACGACGGTCGAGGGGCGTTCCCTTCCGCTTCTGATCGTCAGTGATCCTCCGGTCGCATCGGCCGAGGACGCCCGAACCTCCGGCAAGCTCATCGTGCTCGCCATCGGCGCGATCCACGGCGGCGAGGTTTGCGGCAAGGAAGCGCTTCTCATGCTCATCCGAGAGTTGACGGATGAGCCAGGTCACCCGCTGCTGAACGACCTGATCCTTTGCGTGGCCCCCGTGTTGAACGCCGATGGAGCCGAACGCTTCTCGACCGAGAACCGACGCGGCCAGAATGGACCGGCCGAGGGAACCGGAGTCCGAGGGAACGGGAATCGCCTCGACCTGAACCGTGATTTCATTGCTCTCACGGCGCCGGAAACTCAAGGGCTGGTCCGGTTCCTTGACGAATGGGATCCTCATCTCTTCATCGATACGCACACGACCAATGGATCGGCTCATCGCTACCTGATCACCTACGACGGCCCGAAGAATCCAGCGACACACCCCGACGTTCTCTCCTTTTCCCGAGACGTCTTTCTGCCCGCGATTGCCGAATCGTTTCATAAGACGACCGGCGAACATGCGTTTTTCTATGGAAACTTCGAACGCGACCATACCGAGTGGACGACCTATTCAGCAAATCCACGGTTCGGGACGACGTACGTAGGATTGCGTAATCGGCTTTCGATTCTTTCAGAGGCGTACGCCTATGCCTCATTCGAAGCTCGTGTGGCGGGAACGCTTGCGTTCGTCCGGTCGTCACTGGATCAAGCGGTCGAGCATCGTGAGGAGATTCAAACGCTCCTTGATCGTGCCCGCTCTGAGACGGATGACGGCTCGCCTCTCGACCTGCCCATTCGCTCCGAAGCCCAGGCATTCGACGAAAGGGTCACGATTCTCGGCTTCGAGGAATCGGGCGGGGCCAACCCTTCGGAGAGCTATGCCAGTGGGGTGCCCAAGGATTACGACGTGGCGCTGGTGGCTCGATTCGAGCCGACGAAAACCGTTCGCCGACCGTTTGCCTACGTAATTCCACCCGCATATGCCGAAGCGATCGCCACGCTCGATCGGCACGGCATCGCTCGTGAACAGGTTCGGGAAGACATCGAAGTTGAGGCCGAGGTCACGACCCTGGACACAGTCGATCGCAACGGAGACAGCTATTATGGTCCAGCGTCGATCGAAGCTGAGGTCTCAACACGAACCACAACGCGCCGCATTTCGGCCGGTTCGATCCTTGTCCGCACGGCGCAGCCCCTCGGCACGTTGGCGAGCTATCTGCTGGAGCCGGGATCGGATGATAATCTTCTGACCTGGGGATTTTTTGGTGATTCCCTCGCGGCCGGAGACGAATTCCCGGTCCTCCGTCTGGTCAACGAGATTGGTCTGCTGACAACACCTCTTGCACAGGAGAAGGAGGAACGCAAACCGATCACCTTTGACGTCCTGAACGGGAGCGACCGGCCAAACTTCAACGGATCACCGGCCTCGGTACGGTGGCTCGACGGTGAGCACTATCTCCAGTCGCGTGATGGACGGCTGATGAAGGTCGAGGCGGCCACCGGGAAGGCCGAGCCCTACCTTGACGCCGAGCCGATCGCAACAGCCCTGGCCACTCTCCCGACAATTGGCGACGAAGACGCACAGCGTCTCGCTCGGCAAGCCATCTCAGACTATTCCGCGAACGATCCAGGCGTTCTGATTTCGTTCGGTGATGACTTGTACTTTGCCACGATTGACGGGTCAAAGGCCAAACGCTTGACCAGTTCTCCGGGCGAGGAGGAGATGGCGGAGTTCAGCCCAGATGGTCGATTCGTTGCCTTTGTCCGTGACAACGATCTTCATGTCGTTGATCTGGAAACGGCCACCGAGCGTGCCCTGACCATCGGCGGCAGCGATCGGGTCCGGCACGGAAAAGCGGTCTGGGTCTATTTCGAAGAGTTGTTCAACCGAAGCTGGAAGGCGTTCTGGTGGAGCCCCGATGGTGAGCACATCGCCTTCCTTCGACTCGATGATCGACCGCTTCAAATGCACACCGTCCTCGATGACACCGGGCCGAGGCGCACGGTGGAAGAGACCCCGTACCCTTTTGCGGGGGAGCCGAACCCGAGAGTCGCACTCGGCATTGTCGCGGCCCGGGGAGGGGAGCCGCGATTCACCGATCTTTCGCGATATCTCGAAGATTCCTTCCTCATCAGCCACGTCGGTTGGTTCCCCGACGGAAAAGCTGCCCTGGCGTATGTTCAGAACCGTACGCAAACCTGGCTTGATGTGCTTCGAGTTCCGACCTCGGGCGAGGCCCCGTCGCGACTGTTCCGGGATCAGACTGATGCCTGGATCACCAGCCCCGGCGATCCGATCGTCCTTCCCGACGACACCTTTCTCTGGCTCAGCGAACGAGACGGCTGGCAACATCTGTATCACTACGAACCTGATGGCACCTTGATCAAGCAGGTGACGATGGGCGAGTGGGAGGTGCGCACCGTCGAGCATGTCGACCTCGAAGCTCGGGTGGTGTTTGTGACCGGAACGATGGACAGCCACATCGCGGAAAACCTGTACCGGGTATCACTCGACGACCTCTGCGTGGATCGGCTCACGACGGAACCGGGGCATCATTCGGTTCGGGTCGCTCCTGATGGGAAACACTTTGTCGATACGTGGTCGAGCACGACGGCGCCGGCCAGGGTCGCACTCCGATCGACGACGGATGGCTCGCTCGTGCGGATGATCGACGAGAACCCGGTTCCGGATCTGGAGCGCTACCGCTTCGCGCCCCGCGAATTGGTGCAGATTGAGACCCCCGACGGGTTCTTGCTCGAAGGAGAAGTAATCCTGCCTCCCGACCTGGACGAATCGAAGATGTACCCCGTTTGGTTCCAGACCTATGCCGGCCCGCACTATCCGACAATCCAGGACTCATGGGCCGGTGGTCGAGCGCAGGATCAGGCGCTTGCGTCAGAAGGGTTCATCGTCTTTCGGGCCGACCCGAGGAGTGCCAGCGGCAAGGGGGCCGTCTCGGCCTGGACGGCGTACAAACGGCTTGGCATTCCCGAGTTGAAGGATATCGAAACGGCGATCGACTGGATCAAGGAACGCCCTTATGTCGATCCCAACCGGATCGGCATGACCGGGCACAGCTACGGCGGGTTCATGACGGCGTTTGCCCTGACCCATAGCGATCGGTTCACCGCGGGAATCGCCGGCGCACCGGTCACAGACTGGCGCAATTATGACACGATCTATACGGAGCGATATATGCTCACTCCTCAAGAGAATCGCGAGGGTTATGCCGAAACTTCGGTCGTCGAGGCGGCGAAGAACCTGAAGGGACGGCTCTTGATCGCTCACGGCGCGAAGGATGACAACGTGTCGGTGCGCAATGCGTATCAGCTCATCCACAACCTTCAGCAGGCGGCTCAGCCGTTCGAGTTGATGATCTATCCCGAGGCAAGACACGGGATCTACGGCGACCACTACGCGAACCTTCGCCTCGAATTCCTTCGGCGAACACTGGGAGGTGGTCCCAAAGATCGTTCGGCCCAGCCATCCCCCGCTCCTGGAGCCGAGGCAGGGGAGGGGAGGTAA
- a CDS encoding glycine cleavage system protein R, with amino-acid sequence MPTYIVTVTAADRVGIVHAVTGSISEQGGNILELSQTVLRGYFTIILAASFPEAIDPRTLREVIAARGERFDLKVAVLLDEGHHADPVPGGDRFILTVLGQDSPGNIYRIAGKLAERGVNIVDLHARSDGPNFRLIMEAFLPPEVKPAELRADLEQFGAELGMEVYVQHEDIFLATNEPRPVRVGSSRNPEGSDVVVPH; translated from the coding sequence ATGCCTACCTACATTGTGACGGTCACGGCCGCCGACCGCGTCGGGATCGTCCACGCGGTCACCGGGTCGATTTCCGAGCAAGGCGGAAACATTCTTGAATTGAGCCAGACGGTTCTTCGGGGCTACTTCACGATCATTCTGGCCGCCTCGTTTCCGGAAGCGATTGACCCCCGAACCCTTCGAGAGGTGATTGCCGCTCGGGGCGAACGGTTCGACCTGAAGGTCGCGGTCTTGCTCGATGAAGGCCACCACGCGGATCCGGTCCCAGGTGGCGATCGGTTCATCCTGACCGTGCTGGGACAGGACAGCCCGGGGAACATCTACCGGATTGCCGGCAAACTGGCCGAGCGGGGCGTCAATATCGTCGACCTGCACGCACGATCTGACGGCCCGAACTTTCGATTGATCATGGAAGCATTCTTGCCTCCTGAGGTGAAACCAGCCGAACTGCGTGCCGACCTGGAGCAGTTTGGCGCAGAACTGGGCATGGAAGTGTACGTGCAGCACGAGGACATTTTCCTGGCCACCAACGAACCGCGGCCCGTCCGGGTCGGTTCGAGCCGCAATCCAGAGGGGAGCGACGTCGTTGTACCGCACTGA